A part of Sulfurifustis variabilis genomic DNA contains:
- the rhlB gene encoding ATP-dependent RNA helicase RhlB, whose amino-acid sequence MSEHHLTDQTFSRLNLPEPLMQGVRQAGFEYCTPIQAQTLPLALAGQDVAGQAQTGTGKTAAFLLALFNRLLTMPAAPERTGTQPRAIVLAPTRELAVQIHKDAEALGAQAGLKLCLVFGGTGYEQQRQDLQAGVDVLIGTPGRIIDYFKQHVFDLRAIQVMVLDEADRMFDLGFIKDIRFLLRRMPDPDKRLNMLFSATLSYRVTELAYEHMNNPQFIRIEPDKRTADKVEQVLYHTALEEKIPLLVGLLRHMDPTRSLVFVNTKDMADRLVGWLKANGFLAEVLSGDVPQNMRLRLLQDFMEGRLPIMVATDVAARGLHIPDVSHVFNFDLPQNAEDYVHRIGRTARAGKSGDAVSFACERYVFALPDIEAYIGHKLPVGKITPELLPTLSPPARGERREREERRGPRRDRTERGARERGGRRERPPRDRAPAAAPFAKVEPREPARQPEPDIPPAAERPRRRALARRGFETPAVG is encoded by the coding sequence ATGAGCGAACATCACCTTACCGACCAGACCTTCTCCCGCCTCAATCTGCCCGAGCCGCTGATGCAGGGGGTGCGTCAGGCGGGGTTCGAATACTGTACCCCGATCCAGGCCCAGACCCTCCCGCTCGCCCTCGCGGGCCAGGACGTCGCCGGGCAGGCGCAGACGGGGACCGGAAAGACCGCGGCGTTCCTGCTCGCGCTGTTCAACCGTCTGCTCACGATGCCGGCAGCGCCGGAGCGCACGGGGACGCAGCCGCGTGCGATCGTGCTCGCGCCCACGCGCGAGCTCGCCGTGCAGATCCACAAGGACGCGGAGGCGCTCGGCGCGCAGGCGGGGCTCAAGCTCTGCCTCGTATTCGGGGGCACGGGCTACGAACAGCAGCGGCAGGACCTCCAGGCCGGCGTGGACGTGCTGATCGGGACGCCTGGACGCATCATCGACTATTTCAAGCAGCATGTGTTCGACCTGCGGGCGATCCAGGTCATGGTGCTCGACGAGGCCGACCGCATGTTCGATCTCGGCTTCATCAAGGACATCCGCTTTCTGCTGCGCCGGATGCCGGATCCCGACAAGCGCCTCAACATGCTGTTCTCGGCGACGCTTTCCTACCGCGTGACGGAGCTCGCCTACGAGCACATGAACAACCCGCAGTTCATCCGCATCGAGCCGGACAAGCGCACCGCCGACAAGGTCGAGCAGGTCCTGTATCACACGGCGCTCGAGGAGAAGATCCCGCTCCTCGTCGGACTGCTGCGGCACATGGACCCGACGCGCAGCCTGGTGTTCGTCAACACGAAGGACATGGCGGACCGCCTGGTCGGCTGGTTGAAGGCGAACGGTTTCCTGGCCGAGGTACTCTCGGGCGACGTTCCCCAGAATATGCGCCTGCGACTGCTGCAGGACTTCATGGAGGGTCGGCTGCCGATCATGGTGGCGACCGACGTCGCGGCGCGAGGCCTGCACATCCCCGACGTCTCCCACGTCTTCAACTTCGACCTCCCGCAAAACGCCGAAGACTACGTGCATCGCATCGGTCGCACGGCGCGCGCCGGGAAGAGCGGCGACGCGGTGAGCTTCGCGTGCGAACGCTACGTGTTTGCGCTCCCCGACATCGAGGCGTATATCGGGCACAAGCTGCCGGTCGGCAAGATCACGCCCGAGCTGCTGCCGACCCTGTCGCCGCCCGCGCGCGGCGAGCGGCGCGAGCGCGAGGAGCGGCGCGGTCCTCGGCGCGATCGGACCGAGCGCGGGGCGCGTGAACGCGGCGGACGGCGGGAACGGCCGCCCCGCGATCGGGCGCCCGCAGCGGCGCCGTTCGCGAAAGTGGAGCCCAGGGAGCCCGCCAGGCAGCCCGAGCCGGACATCCCGCCGGCGGCGGAGCGGCCACGTCGGCGCGCCCTTGCCCGACGCGGATTCGAGACACCCGCGGTCGGGTAA
- the trxA gene encoding thioredoxin TrxA encodes MSQGIVTVTDDSFEEEVLKSSGPVLVDYWAEWCGPCKMIAPVLEEIARDYAGRVKIAKLNIDENPSTPPKYGIRGIPTLMLFKNGAVEATKVGAVSKSQLSAFLDGNL; translated from the coding sequence ATGAGTCAAGGCATTGTCACCGTGACGGACGACAGTTTCGAGGAAGAGGTGCTGAAGAGCTCCGGTCCGGTGCTGGTCGATTACTGGGCCGAGTGGTGCGGACCCTGCAAGATGATTGCGCCGGTCCTGGAAGAGATCGCCCGCGACTATGCCGGGCGGGTGAAGATCGCGAAGCTCAATATCGACGAGAACCCCTCCACTCCGCCCAAGTACGGCATCCGTGGCATCCCTACCCTGATGCTGTTCAAGAACGGCGCGGTCGAGGCGACCAAGGTCGGCGCCGTCTCCAAGTCGCAACTCTCCGCCTTTCTCGACGGCAACCTCTAG
- the rho gene encoding transcription termination factor Rho produces MNLSELKKKPATELAEMASHLDLEGGSRLRKQDLIFAILKAQAKKGEDIVGEGVVEILQDGFGFLRSADASYLAGPDDIYVSPSQIRRFNLRTGDTVKGYIRPPKESERYFALLKVEEINFQSPEEAKNKVLFENLTPLHPQERMKLERDNASSENLTSRVIDLVAPIGKGQRGLVVSPPKAGKTVMLQNIAHSITANNPDVYLIVLLIDERPEEVTEMQRSVRGEVISSTFDEPASRHVQVAEMVIEKAKRLVEHKKDVVILLDSITRLARAYNTVVPASGKVLTGGVDANALQKPKRFFGAARNIEEGGSLTIIATALIDTGSKMDDVIYEEFKGTGNMEIHLDRRLAEKRSYPSININRSGTRREELLLDPVELQKIWILRKLLHQMDELEASEFLLEKLRATKNNAEFFDSMKR; encoded by the coding sequence ATGAACCTCTCTGAGCTCAAGAAGAAGCCCGCGACCGAGCTCGCCGAGATGGCGAGCCACCTCGACCTCGAAGGCGGCAGCCGCCTGCGCAAGCAAGACCTGATCTTCGCCATCCTCAAGGCCCAGGCCAAGAAGGGCGAGGACATTGTCGGCGAGGGCGTGGTCGAGATACTGCAGGACGGTTTCGGCTTCCTGCGTTCGGCGGACGCCAGCTACCTTGCGGGCCCCGACGACATTTACGTCTCCCCTTCCCAGATACGCCGCTTCAACCTGCGCACGGGCGACACCGTCAAGGGCTACATCCGTCCGCCCAAGGAGTCGGAGCGGTATTTCGCGCTGCTCAAGGTCGAGGAGATCAATTTCCAGTCGCCCGAGGAGGCCAAGAACAAGGTCCTCTTCGAGAACCTGACGCCGCTGCACCCGCAGGAGCGCATGAAGCTCGAGCGCGACAACGCGTCGAGCGAGAACCTGACCTCGCGCGTGATCGACCTGGTCGCGCCGATCGGCAAAGGGCAGCGCGGTCTCGTCGTTTCGCCGCCGAAGGCCGGCAAGACGGTGATGCTCCAGAACATCGCCCATTCGATCACGGCGAACAACCCGGACGTCTACCTCATCGTGCTGCTCATCGACGAGCGCCCGGAGGAAGTCACCGAGATGCAGCGCTCCGTGCGCGGCGAGGTGATCAGCTCGACCTTCGACGAGCCGGCGAGCCGGCACGTCCAGGTGGCCGAGATGGTGATCGAGAAAGCCAAGCGCCTGGTCGAGCACAAGAAGGATGTCGTCATCCTGCTCGATTCCATCACGCGCCTCGCGCGCGCCTACAACACGGTCGTGCCCGCTTCCGGCAAGGTGCTCACGGGCGGCGTAGACGCGAACGCCCTGCAGAAGCCCAAGCGCTTCTTCGGCGCGGCGCGCAACATCGAGGAGGGCGGCAGCCTCACCATCATCGCGACCGCCCTGATCGACACCGGCTCGAAAATGGACGACGTGATCTACGAGGAGTTCAAGGGCACCGGCAACATGGAGATTCATCTGGACCGCCGCCTGGCCGAGAAGCGCAGCTACCCTTCGATCAACATCAACCGCTCGGGCACGCGGCGCGAAGAGCTGCTTCTCGATCCGGTGGAGCTGCAGAAGATCTGGATTCTCAGAAAGCTGTTGCACCAGATGGACGAGCTCGAGGCGTCCGAATTCCTGCTCGAGAAGCTGCGCGCGACCAAGAACAATGCCGAGTTCTTCGACTCGATGAAGCGGTAA
- the rpmE gene encoding 50S ribosomal protein L31 has protein sequence MKAGIHPDYKEITVTCACGNSFKTRSTVGRDMHVEVCANCHPFYTGKQKIMDTEGRVEKFRQKYAKK, from the coding sequence ATGAAGGCCGGCATTCACCCGGACTATAAAGAGATCACTGTCACCTGCGCCTGCGGGAACAGCTTCAAGACCCGCTCCACGGTCGGCCGCGACATGCACGTGGAAGTCTGCGCCAACTGCCATCCGTTCTACACGGGTAAACAGAAGATCATGGATACCGAGGGCCGGGTCGAGAAGTTCCGCCAGAAGTACGCCAAGAAGTAG
- a CDS encoding thermonuclease family protein produces the protein MARGPNPRALRWSALFVWALALASTAWADGETVRVARVLDGDSLLLSDGRQVRLIGINTPEFGRDGAAHQPGAVEARARTAALAEGREIVLVFDAERKDRHGRSLAYVVLEGGRELQEYLLAEGLAWYVAIPPNLARLSRYRELERAAREARRGVWSDPSYRAVPAVRLAPGDTGFRRIEGRVERVRYTKRFVRLELGGRTSIVVPREDWRYFPRAPETYVGRRLVARGWVGEYKGLLRLRISHPAMIEVLH, from the coding sequence TTGGCCCGCGGTCCGAACCCGAGGGCGCTCCGATGGAGCGCCCTTTTCGTTTGGGCCCTGGCCCTCGCCTCTACGGCCTGGGCGGACGGCGAGACGGTCCGGGTCGCCCGGGTACTGGACGGAGACAGCCTGCTGCTCAGCGACGGCCGCCAGGTCCGTCTGATCGGCATCAACACACCGGAGTTCGGCCGTGATGGCGCCGCGCACCAGCCGGGCGCGGTCGAGGCGCGGGCGCGGACCGCGGCGCTTGCCGAGGGTCGCGAGATCGTTCTGGTCTTCGACGCGGAGCGGAAAGACCGCCACGGCCGCAGTCTCGCCTACGTCGTGCTGGAGGGCGGCCGGGAGCTGCAGGAATACCTCCTCGCCGAGGGTCTCGCGTGGTACGTGGCGATCCCCCCGAACCTCGCCCGGCTGTCCCGGTATCGGGAGCTCGAGCGGGCTGCGCGCGAAGCGCGCCGGGGCGTCTGGAGCGACCCGTCCTATCGCGCGGTCCCGGCTGTGCGACTGGCGCCGGGCGACACCGGGTTCCGACGCATCGAAGGCCGGGTCGAGCGGGTTCGCTATACGAAGCGGTTCGTACGCCTCGAACTGGGTGGCCGTACGAGCATCGTCGTGCCCCGCGAAGACTGGCGGTATTTCCCGCGCGCCCCGGAGACCTACGTGGGCCGCCGGCTGGTGGCCAGGGGCTGGGTGGGGGAGTATAAGGGTCTGCTGCGGTTGCGCATCTCGCACCCGGCAATGATCGAAGTCCTGCACTGA
- a CDS encoding M48 family metalloprotease — translation MRTLALLVLSVALAGCATNPVSGSPDFVLLSENQEIELGRANDPKIRAQFGLYDDPELQAYVQRVGERLAAQSHRPDLIYRFAVLDSPDVNAFALPGGYIYITRGILAYLQSEAELAAVLGHEIGHVTARHSVKQYSAATAASVAAAIFLRTQAGQDLFNIIGNALISGYGREHELESDRLGAEYLARSGYNPNAMIEVVGVLKNQEEFEKERAKAEGREPRIYHGVFATHPSADTRLQEVVAEARRHAVTDQPRLGRDEYLKHLDGLVFGDSAKSGVRHGASFYHREMNFAVTFPEGWRVENSPSAVTAFDAGRDAVVQMRAEDLNKRGTPRDYMKTRLKLDDMKDEKPVPGIGLPSHSGIARLSTPFGRRDARVAVVFQGNRAFTFFGASKKDLSAHDPVILAVAASLHPLTAEEQRIAEGLRIRVVTAGPRDTFAGLAKRSPVTNYAESVLRLINDRFPDGEPRKGELVKIIE, via the coding sequence ATGCGTACGCTCGCTTTACTGGTCTTGTCCGTAGCCCTTGCCGGTTGCGCCACGAACCCGGTCAGCGGCTCCCCTGACTTCGTCCTGCTCTCCGAGAATCAGGAGATCGAGCTCGGGCGGGCGAACGACCCGAAGATACGGGCCCAGTTCGGGCTCTACGATGACCCCGAGCTTCAGGCCTACGTGCAGCGGGTCGGCGAGCGGCTGGCCGCCCAGAGCCATCGGCCGGACCTGATCTATCGGTTCGCCGTCCTGGACAGTCCGGACGTGAACGCGTTTGCCCTGCCGGGCGGCTACATCTACATCACGCGCGGAATCCTCGCCTACCTGCAGTCCGAGGCGGAGCTGGCGGCGGTCCTCGGGCACGAGATCGGCCATGTGACCGCCCGGCACAGCGTCAAGCAGTACAGCGCCGCGACGGCGGCGAGCGTGGCGGCCGCGATCTTTCTGCGGACGCAGGCGGGGCAGGACCTCTTCAACATCATCGGGAACGCGCTGATCAGCGGCTATGGGCGGGAGCACGAGCTCGAGTCGGACCGGCTGGGGGCGGAGTATCTGGCGCGCAGCGGCTACAACCCGAATGCCATGATCGAGGTGGTCGGGGTGCTCAAGAACCAGGAGGAGTTCGAGAAGGAGCGGGCGAAAGCCGAAGGGCGGGAGCCGCGCATCTATCATGGCGTTTTCGCGACGCACCCGAGCGCGGACACGCGGCTGCAGGAGGTGGTCGCCGAGGCGCGCAGGCATGCCGTGACCGACCAGCCGCGCCTCGGGCGCGACGAGTATCTGAAGCACCTGGACGGTCTCGTCTTCGGCGACAGCGCGAAAAGCGGGGTCCGGCACGGGGCGAGCTTCTATCACCGGGAGATGAATTTCGCCGTCACGTTTCCGGAGGGATGGCGGGTGGAAAACAGCCCGAGCGCGGTGACGGCTTTCGACGCGGGGCGGGACGCGGTTGTGCAGATGCGGGCCGAAGACCTGAACAAGCGCGGGACACCGCGCGACTATATGAAGACGCGCCTCAAGCTCGACGACATGAAGGACGAAAAGCCGGTACCGGGAATCGGTCTGCCTTCCCATAGCGGGATCGCCCGCCTCAGCACCCCGTTCGGCCGGCGCGACGCCCGCGTGGCGGTGGTCTTCCAGGGGAACCGCGCGTTCACGTTCTTCGGCGCGAGCAAGAAGGATCTGTCGGCGCACGATCCCGTGATCCTCGCGGTGGCCGCCAGCCTGCACCCCCTCACCGCGGAGGAGCAGCGGATCGCGGAGGGGCTGCGCATCCGGGTGGTGACGGCGGGGCCGAGGGACACCTTCGCCGGGCTGGCGAAGCGCTCGCCGGTCACGAACTACGCGGAATCCGTGCTTCGCCTCATCAACGATCGCTTCCCGGACGGGGAGCCGCGGAAGGGCGAGCTCGTCAAGATCATCGAATAA
- a CDS encoding malic enzyme-like NAD(P)-binding protein gives MGKDLKQAALDYHALPTPGKVRVIPTKPCTTQQELALAYSPGVAEPVRAIARDPEAVYRYTAKGNLVAVITNGTAVLGLGKVGALASKPVMEGKAVLFKHFADIDVFDIEVSAPSVESFIETVANIAPTFGGINLEDIGAPDCFVIEQTLAERLDIPVFHDDQHGTAVIVAAGLLNAAELQGKRLEDARIVCLGAGAAGIASMRLLIALGAKRERMLLVDTKGVVHKGRSDLSSYKREFAQDTDRRTLLDALRDADVFIGVSAADLVTPDMLKAMGPRPVVFALANPDPEVLPELAHATRGDLIMATGRTDYPNQINNVLGFPYIFRGALDVRARRIDQAMCLAAVRAVASLAREPVPPEVLRAYHLDRLEFGRDYIIPKPLDPRLLKVIPAAVARAAIESGVARSSYPEHYAKYGT, from the coding sequence ATGGGCAAAGATCTCAAACAGGCCGCGCTCGATTACCACGCGCTGCCCACCCCGGGTAAGGTCCGGGTCATTCCCACGAAACCCTGCACGACGCAGCAGGAGCTCGCACTCGCGTACTCGCCGGGCGTCGCCGAACCCGTGCGCGCGATCGCGCGGGATCCGGAGGCCGTCTACCGCTACACCGCGAAGGGGAACCTCGTGGCGGTCATCACGAACGGCACCGCCGTCCTCGGCCTCGGCAAGGTCGGGGCGCTCGCCTCGAAGCCCGTCATGGAAGGAAAGGCGGTCCTCTTCAAGCACTTTGCGGACATCGACGTTTTCGACATCGAGGTGAGCGCCCCGTCGGTGGAGTCGTTCATCGAGACCGTGGCGAACATCGCGCCGACCTTCGGCGGCATCAATCTGGAGGACATCGGCGCGCCCGACTGTTTCGTGATCGAGCAGACCCTCGCCGAGCGGCTCGACATCCCGGTGTTCCACGACGACCAGCACGGCACCGCCGTCATCGTCGCCGCGGGGCTCCTCAACGCCGCCGAGCTTCAGGGCAAGCGCCTGGAGGACGCCAGGATTGTGTGTCTCGGGGCGGGCGCCGCCGGCATCGCCTCGATGCGGCTGCTCATCGCGCTCGGCGCGAAGCGCGAACGCATGTTGCTCGTCGACACGAAGGGGGTGGTGCACAAGGGCCGCTCCGATCTGTCCTCCTACAAGCGCGAGTTCGCGCAGGACACCGACCGCCGTACGCTGCTCGACGCTTTGCGCGATGCCGACGTATTCATCGGCGTTTCGGCGGCCGACCTCGTCACGCCGGACATGCTGAAGGCTATGGGGCCGCGCCCGGTCGTGTTCGCGCTCGCGAATCCGGACCCCGAGGTGCTGCCCGAGCTCGCGCACGCCACGCGCGGCGATCTCATCATGGCCACCGGGCGGACGGACTACCCGAACCAGATCAACAACGTGCTCGGCTTCCCCTACATCTTCCGCGGCGCCCTCGATGTCCGGGCGCGCCGGATCGACCAGGCAATGTGCCTTGCGGCCGTCCGCGCGGTGGCGTCCCTGGCGCGCGAGCCGGTGCCGCCCGAGGTGCTGCGCGCGTACCATCTCGACCGCCTTGAGTTCGGGCGCGACTACATCATCCCCAAGCCGCTCGACCCGCGGCTGCTCAAGGTCATCCCGGCCGCCGTCGCCCGTGCCGCGATCGAGAGCGGCGTTGCCCGGTCGAGCTACCCCGAGCACTACGCGAAGTACGGAACCTGA
- the mdh gene encoding malate dehydrogenase — protein MKKITIVGSGRVGESTAHNLAKAELCREIMLIDIKEGMPQGTALDIQESAPIFEFDTKLSGSNDLAAMADSQMVIVTAGVPRKPGMSRSDVLDTNLAVIDGIVDAMLKVAPQAMLLMVTNPVDVLTYAVAKRSRWPRNRVFGMAGVLDSARMASFIAMETGFSVKDISAMVLGGHGDTMVPMTRYTTINGIPIAHFMSDDRIERIVKRTREGGAEILSLRKTGSAYDAPAAAVASMVDAISRNRRQILPAVAMLEGEYGLEDICMGVPVVFGERGLERVIELPLSDAEAEEFRRSAEHVRADLARLRG, from the coding sequence ATGAAGAAGATCACGATCGTCGGGTCGGGACGGGTGGGGGAATCGACTGCCCACAACCTCGCCAAGGCCGAGCTCTGCCGTGAAATCATGCTCATCGATATCAAAGAGGGCATGCCGCAGGGAACGGCGCTCGACATCCAGGAGTCGGCCCCGATCTTCGAGTTCGACACCAAGCTCTCGGGCTCGAACGACCTCGCCGCCATGGCGGATTCGCAGATGGTGATCGTCACAGCCGGCGTGCCGCGCAAGCCGGGCATGTCGCGGTCGGACGTGCTCGACACCAATCTCGCGGTGATCGACGGCATCGTCGACGCGATGCTCAAGGTCGCGCCGCAGGCGATGCTGCTCATGGTCACCAACCCGGTGGACGTACTGACCTACGCGGTCGCGAAGCGCTCGCGGTGGCCGCGCAACCGCGTTTTCGGCATGGCCGGGGTGCTCGACTCCGCGCGCATGGCGAGCTTCATCGCGATGGAGACCGGCTTCTCGGTGAAGGACATCTCCGCCATGGTGCTCGGGGGTCACGGCGACACGATGGTTCCGATGACGCGCTACACCACGATCAACGGAATCCCGATCGCCCATTTCATGAGCGATGACAGGATCGAGCGGATCGTGAAACGAACGCGCGAAGGCGGCGCCGAGATTCTCTCGCTGCGCAAGACCGGCAGTGCCTACGACGCGCCCGCCGCGGCGGTCGCCTCGATGGTCGACGCCATCAGCCGCAATCGCCGCCAGATCCTCCCGGCGGTCGCGATGCTCGAGGGCGAATACGGGCTCGAGGACATCTGCATGGGCGTGCCGGTCGTGTTCGGGGAGCGGGGGCTCGAACGCGTGATCGAGCTGCCCCTGAGCGACGCCGAGGCCGAGGAGTTCCGCCGCTCGGCGGAGCACGTGCGCGCCGACCTCGCGCGCCTGCGCGGCTGA
- the prmB gene encoding 50S ribosomal protein L3 N(5)-glutamine methyltransferase has product MSPGTPRTVADWIGWVEARFLDAGLHFGHGTESALDEAAWLVGSALDLAPDELEGALGRYPTTAQRARIEALAAERVAKRTPLAYLLKEAWFAGRRYYVDERVIVPRSHLAEFIGERFQPWIAAERVRRVLDLCTGSGCIAIAVAHAFPDARVDAVDISPDALAVAAVNVERHRVGDRVALVRSDLYAALAGRRYDVIVSNPPYVPAWEMRELPAEYRHEPRIALESGDTGLETVLRLLAEAPEHLEAGGILIAEVGNSCTALQAALPEVPFLWLTTKSGDESVFLLTAKDLAVHREAFARATGRPG; this is encoded by the coding sequence TTGTCCCCGGGCACGCCGCGGACCGTAGCCGACTGGATCGGCTGGGTCGAAGCGCGCTTTCTCGATGCCGGCCTCCACTTCGGCCACGGCACCGAGAGTGCGCTCGACGAGGCGGCCTGGCTCGTCGGTTCGGCCCTGGATCTCGCGCCCGATGAGCTCGAGGGCGCGCTGGGGCGGTACCCGACCACGGCACAACGCGCGCGCATCGAGGCGCTCGCCGCGGAACGCGTCGCGAAGCGCACGCCCCTCGCGTATCTGCTCAAGGAGGCGTGGTTCGCGGGCCGGCGTTACTACGTGGACGAGCGTGTCATCGTTCCGCGCTCGCACCTCGCCGAGTTCATCGGCGAGCGCTTTCAGCCGTGGATCGCGGCCGAACGCGTTCGCCGGGTGCTCGATCTCTGCACCGGCAGCGGCTGCATCGCGATCGCGGTCGCCCATGCCTTCCCGGACGCGCGCGTGGACGCGGTCGATATCTCCCCCGACGCGCTGGCGGTGGCCGCCGTCAACGTCGAGCGTCACCGCGTCGGCGATCGGGTCGCGCTTGTCCGCTCCGACCTGTACGCCGCGCTCGCCGGTCGGCGCTACGACGTGATCGTCTCGAACCCGCCCTACGTCCCCGCCTGGGAGATGCGGGAGCTGCCGGCGGAGTACCGGCATGAGCCGCGGATCGCGCTCGAGTCCGGCGACACCGGCCTGGAGACGGTGCTGCGGTTGCTCGCCGAAGCGCCGGAACACCTGGAGGCCGGCGGCATCCTGATCGCGGAGGTGGGCAACAGCTGCACCGCCCTGCAGGCGGCGTTGCCGGAGGTGCCGTTTCTCTGGCTTACGACGAAGAGCGGGGACGAGAGCGTGTTTTTGCTGACGGCGAAAGACCTCGCCGTCCACCGCGAAGCCTTCGCCCGGGCGACCGGGCGACCGGGCTAG
- a CDS encoding AMP-dependent synthetase/ligase gives MKLTDDSNLSDLFLARIAETPDAPAYRQYTGENWVDMTWGEVGREVGRWQAALRKENLRPGDRVAVCLRNRTEWVLFDQAAIGLGLVTVPLYFDDRPENMAFCINDAGARVLFLENGAIWPAMREQAKTIERVVCLNAIPPDDTRALALQHWLPPEGAAPARSPARADDLVTLVYTSGTTGRPKGVMLSHKNILSNVLAAMKAIPSRASDRFVSFLPLSHMFERTCGYYTAICCGGQTVYARGISVLADDIREQQPTVLIAVPRIFERIWGRMQEQMPAGSPKRRLFDKSVEVGWRRFQGKAGAMDRLLWPVLRALVAKKLYHRLGGRIRLIIVGGAAFSPDLARVFIGLGLPIIQGYGLTETAPILCANREHDNDPASIGRPLEGIEMRLDESGEILARGPNLMLGYWNKPEATAAVIDKDGWFHTGDLGRVRDGRFYITGRLKDVIVLSNGEKVSPTDVEQAILMDPAFEQVMLVGEGRPKLGLIAVSSVESEAELCERANRQLHGFPGYTRIHHVARIVGPWSIENGLLTPTMKVKRGEIERRFRAEIEAMYRRDLRTAGGT, from the coding sequence ATGAAGCTCACCGACGACTCGAATCTGTCCGACCTGTTTCTGGCGCGCATCGCGGAGACGCCGGATGCACCCGCGTATCGCCAGTACACCGGCGAGAACTGGGTCGACATGACCTGGGGCGAAGTGGGGCGCGAAGTGGGACGGTGGCAGGCGGCGCTCCGCAAGGAAAACCTGCGGCCGGGCGACCGCGTCGCCGTCTGCCTGCGCAACCGCACGGAATGGGTCCTGTTCGATCAGGCGGCGATCGGGCTCGGCCTCGTGACCGTGCCGCTCTACTTCGACGACCGCCCGGAGAACATGGCGTTCTGCATCAACGATGCGGGCGCGCGCGTGCTTTTTCTCGAGAACGGCGCCATCTGGCCCGCGATGCGCGAACAGGCGAAGACAATCGAGCGCGTGGTCTGTCTCAACGCCATTCCCCCCGACGACACGCGGGCCCTCGCACTGCAGCACTGGCTGCCGCCCGAGGGAGCGGCGCCCGCACGCTCGCCCGCGCGGGCCGACGATCTCGTGACGCTCGTCTACACGTCGGGCACGACGGGACGGCCGAAGGGTGTGATGCTCTCGCACAAGAACATCCTGAGCAACGTACTCGCGGCGATGAAAGCGATTCCGTCGCGCGCCTCCGATCGTTTCGTGTCCTTCCTGCCGCTGTCGCACATGTTCGAGCGCACCTGCGGCTACTACACCGCCATCTGCTGCGGCGGCCAGACGGTGTACGCGCGCGGGATCTCGGTGCTGGCCGACGATATCCGCGAGCAGCAGCCGACGGTGCTGATCGCCGTCCCGCGTATCTTCGAGCGCATCTGGGGGCGGATGCAGGAGCAGATGCCAGCCGGTTCGCCGAAGCGGCGGCTGTTCGACAAGTCGGTCGAGGTCGGCTGGCGGCGGTTTCAGGGCAAGGCGGGCGCCATGGACCGGCTGCTGTGGCCGGTGCTGCGGGCGCTCGTCGCCAAGAAGCTGTATCACCGCCTCGGCGGTCGCATCCGCCTCATTATCGTCGGCGGCGCCGCGTTTTCGCCGGATCTCGCGCGCGTCTTCATCGGTCTGGGCCTGCCCATCATTCAAGGCTACGGCCTAACGGAAACCGCGCCGATACTGTGCGCCAACCGCGAGCACGATAACGACCCCGCGTCGATCGGCCGACCGCTCGAGGGAATCGAGATGCGCCTCGACGAGAGCGGCGAGATACTCGCGCGCGGCCCGAACCTGATGCTCGGCTACTGGAACAAGCCCGAGGCGACCGCGGCCGTCATCGACAAGGACGGCTGGTTCCATACCGGCGACCTCGGGCGCGTGCGCGACGGGCGCTTCTACATTACCGGGCGCCTGAAGGACGTGATCGTTCTTTCGAACGGCGAGAAGGTATCGCCGACCGATGTCGAGCAGGCGATCCTCATGGACCCGGCGTTCGAGCAGGTGATGCTCGTGGGCGAGGGTCGCCCCAAGCTCGGGCTGATCGCAGTGAGCTCCGTCGAGAGCGAGGCGGAGCTGTGCGAGCGGGCCAACCGCCAGCTCCACGGCTTTCCCGGCTATACGCGCATCCACCACGTCGCGCGGATCGTCGGGCCATGGAGCATCGAAAACGGCCTGCTCACGCCGACCATGAAGGTGAAGCGCGGCGAGATCGAACGGCGCTTCCGCGCCGAGATCGAGGCGATGTACCGGCGCGATCTCCGGACGGCGGGCGGGACCTAG